Part of the Aquimarina sp. TRL1 genome, TCTCCCTGTAAAACATGAATTTCTACAGAAGGCTGGTTATCTGCTGCTGTAGAGAATACCTGTGATTTTTTAGTAGGGATTGTTGTATTCGCTTCTATTAATTTTGTCATTACGTTCCCCATAGTCTCAATTCCCAGAGAAAGTGGCGTAACATCTAATAATAATACGTCTTTTACATCTCCTGTCAATACTCCTCCCTGGATTGCAGCACCAATTGCTACTACCTCATCAGGATTTACTCCTTTTCCTGGAGCTTTTCCGAAGAATTGCTCTACAGCATTTTGAACTGCTGGAATACGAGTCGACCCTCCTACCAAAATAATCTCATCAATATCACTAGTAGATAGCCCAGCGTTTTTAAGTGCTGTACGACAAGGTTCGATAGTACGTTTCACTAAATCATCAATTAATTGATCAAATTTAGAACGTGTCAATGATCTAACCAAGTGTTTTGGTCCACTTGCTGTTGCTGTAATATACGGTAAGTTGATCTCTGTCTGCGCAGAAGACGATAATTCGATTTTTGCTTTTTCAGCAGCCTCTTTTAATCGTTGTAAAGCCATTGGATCTTCTCTTAGATCCATATTCTCTTCTCCTTTGAACTCTGCTGCTAACCAATCAATAATCTTTTGATCAACATCATCTCCTCCTAGGTGAGTATCTCCATCAGTAGCTAACACTTCGAAAACTCCATCACCTAATTCTAGTATAGAAACGTCATGAGTTCCTCCTCCAAAGTCAAAAACAACAATCTTCTGATCCGTTCCTTTTTTATCTAATCCATATGCCAAAGCTGCAGCTGTTGGCTCATTGATAATTCGCTCTACTGTCAGCCCGGCAATTTCTCCGGCTTCTTTTGTTGCCTGACGCTGTGCATCATTAAAATATGCAGGAACAGTAATTACTGCTCTTGATACATCTTGTCCTAAATAATCCTCTGCAGTTTTCTTCATTTTCTGAAGTGTCATTGCAGATAATTCTTGTGGTGTATATAAACGCCCATCGATATCAACTCGTGGGGTATCGTTATCTCCTTTTACTACTTTATAAGCAGCTCTCTCTGCTTCTTTTGCCGATTCAGAGAACTTGTTTCCCATAAATCTCTTTATAGAAGAAATGGTTTTTGTTGGATTAGTAACAGCTTGACGCTTCGCAGGATCTCCAACTTTGATCTCTCCTCCTTCAACAAATGCTATCACAGATGGAGTGGTTCTTTTCCCTTCAGCATTAGGGATAACCACAGGCTCATTACCCTCCATTACAGAAACACAAGAGTTGGTTGTTCCTAAATCTATTCCTATAATCTTACTCATACTATTATGTTATAATTTGTTTAAGTGTTTTCAATATTAATTCCCCCTACTCTGTTCAATCATTATGCCATGACACAATTGCTGACATGATGTCATTTTTTATTTTTTTTATACTGGTAATTATCAATATTTCTGATACATGACTTTTTTGTAATTTTATTTTATCTTTAAAAAAATCCATTTTAAATGGCAAAATCATATATTTACCGGCTAATTTTTTTGAATACCTTATTTATATGAAACGCATCAGTGTTTTTGATATGCTTAAAATCGGAGTGGGACCATCCAGCTCCCATACGCTTGGTCCCTGGAGAGCAGGACAACAATGGATATCCGAGCTCAAAGAAAATGGGCATTTCGACTCTGTCAATTCTATTACAGTAGATCTTTTCGGGTCATTATCCTTAACCGGAAAAGGACACGCTACGGATTTAGCTGCCATTTTAGGTCTTTGTGGACATGACCCTGTCACTATTGACGTATATAAAATAGATAGTATCATTAGTACTATCCAAACCACAAAAAAATTATTTTTAGATGATACCCTAGAAGTGTCTTTTGATACAGAAACTGATATTGTATTCAATAGAGATTTCAAAGAGTTTCACCCCAATGCGATTACATTTACCGCTATATTAAAAAATAACGATAAAGTAGCCACTACTTTTTATTCTGTCGGAGGAGGCTTTGTTATCAAAGAAGATCAGGAGACAGTTACAGATAGTGAAGAAGACACAAAAACCTTTCCTCTTCCCATAGACAAAGCTTCTGAACTACTTCAATATTGTAAAAAACACAATAAAAAAATATCTGAAATCGTATTGGAGAATGAACGTTCTCTCCGTACAGATGAAGAAATTGACGCTGACCTGAAAAAAGTATGGGATGTCATGTTAGAATCTATGTATATCGGATGTCATACCGAAGGAACACTTCCTGGAGGACTTAACGTACGTAGAAGAGCCTTTGATAGCCATAAAAATTTAATAGGAGGTACTGAGTACAGTACAAAAGAAGAATGGATCGAAGCCATTAGAGATACAGAAGTGGCATTTCGTCAGATATTAAAATGGGTTTCTTGTTTTGCTCTGGCAGTAAATGAAGTAAATGCATCATTAGGTCGTGTGGTAACCGCCCCTACAAATGGAAGTGCAGGAGTTATTCCTGCAGTATTAATGTACTATATGGTTATAGAAAATCACGATGCTAATTTTGAAGATATCAAACAGTTTCTTTTGGTAGCTGGAGAAATCGGTAGTCTGTTCAAAAAAGGAGCTACAATTTCTGCTGCTATGGGAGGATGTCAGGCAGAAATAGGTGTGTCTTCTGCAATGGCAGCTGGAGCACTGACAGAATTAATGGGGGGAACTCCCGAACAAGTATTAATGGCCAGTGAGATTGCCATGGAACATCATTTAGGCTTAACATGTGACCCAATCGGAGGATTAGTACAGATTCCGTGTATTGAACGTAATGCTATGGGAACTGTAAAAGCAATTAATGCCTGTGAAATGGCTCTTGATACAGATGCCTCTAACGCCAAAGTTCCCTTAGATAAAGTTATAGAAACCATGTGGGAAACTGCGCAAGATATGCATACCAAATATAAAGAAACCAGTGAAGGTGGTCTCGCTATAAAAGTTAATATGAGTGATTGCTAATTTTATAGATGAATACCTCCACGAATTCGTTTTGGGATCAAAGTAAAAACCTGTTTTTAGCATACATCCAATTAATAGGTTTTTACTTTATATTTTTTATTCTTTTAGGAATTATCCAGCAGGTATTTCCGGGAATTGATCTGACTAAATATTCGCAAAAAGATTTGATGCAACTTATAGAAAAAGAGAAATTACACGCTTTCTTCTCCCTCATTCTTATTGCTCCTATTATAGAAGAGTCAATGTTCCGTACCTTATTGCGACCTTCGTCTAAAGAGCTAACGCTATGGGGAAGTACCTGGATCGTCAGTATTCTGTGGGGGGTACTTCCTAAAATGAGTTGGTATTATTCATACCCATTACTACTTATTAGTATTTCACTTGTATTTTTTATTTTATCCCTTCTTATTTCCAAAAAAATTCTCCGAAAGGCATGTACATTTCTTTCTCAAAAAGAAATCTGGATATTGCAAATTACAGCTGTTGTTTTTGGCTTATTCCATATTGTCAACTATGTAGATTCCTTCTTATTAGATAGTGCACTATTCCTTCTGATTGTACCCAGGATTATTGCTGGTCATGTTTTTGGTACCTTAAAAATAAAGAACAGACATATTATTTGGCCAATAACCCTTCATGCTATGAATAATGGCATTATCTATCTTCTCTTTATACTCAGATCCTAATTTATTGACAATCTTCTTTTTTTCTTGTATCTACTACTGATAAAATCTTCCACTGGGTCCCATCATGATATAATTGAAAGGTATTTATCCCACAATGGCTAAAAGTATCATTTAAGTAAAACTCATATGGTGTCCAGGCAGTAGCTAACTGTTTATCTGCTTCTATCTTAAACAATAACAATCGTTCATTCCATCTGCTTTTTTGTGCCATTTCGTGAATCACACGCATAAAGTCAGATACATTTGTACTTCGAGTACTATAGGAACCTTCTTTTGTCTTTATAACTGTTTTCAGTGTGATATCCTGATCAATAGTTTTTCTTATGATACTAGTATCTCCTTTATGAAATCCTTCAAAAAATTCTACAATAGTTTGTTTTACTTCTTTTTTATAGGTAGCTACATTATCCATCGTTCCGTTTTTCTGCCCTATTATAACCCCTGTAAAAAACATACTAATTATCACACAATACCTTTTCATATTTATTTATTTTTCATATAAAAGTATCACATTATTATCAATTATTCCTATCGATTATAAATTATAAAGTAGCCTGCAGATTAAACTTGTTGTCATTATCCTAAATCATTACATTTACAACAATAAATTAATAAAATAATGTCAACAGCAAAAAAAGATTACAAACGAGTTACTGTAAAATCTCTTACAGAGATGAAAGCTAATAATGAAAAAATCTCTATGCTTACTGCCTATGATTATACAATGGCTAAAATCGTAGATGGTGCCGGAGTGGATGTCATATTAGTAGGAGATTCAGCCTCTAATGTAATGGCAGGACATGAAACTACACTTCCTATTACACTTGATCAAATGATCTATCATGCCTCTTCTGTAGTCAGAGGTATAGACAGAGCTTTAGTAGTTGTTGACCTTCCTTTTGGTAGTTATCAGAGTGACCCTAAAGAGGCATTGCGTTCTTCCATTCGTATTATGAAAGAATCCGGAGGTCATGCTGTAAAAC contains:
- the dnaK gene encoding molecular chaperone DnaK — its product is MSKIIGIDLGTTNSCVSVMEGNEPVVIPNAEGKRTTPSVIAFVEGGEIKVGDPAKRQAVTNPTKTISSIKRFMGNKFSESAKEAERAAYKVVKGDNDTPRVDIDGRLYTPQELSAMTLQKMKKTAEDYLGQDVSRAVITVPAYFNDAQRQATKEAGEIAGLTVERIINEPTAAALAYGLDKKGTDQKIVVFDFGGGTHDVSILELGDGVFEVLATDGDTHLGGDDVDQKIIDWLAAEFKGEENMDLREDPMALQRLKEAAEKAKIELSSSAQTEINLPYITATASGPKHLVRSLTRSKFDQLIDDLVKRTIEPCRTALKNAGLSTSDIDEIILVGGSTRIPAVQNAVEQFFGKAPGKGVNPDEVVAIGAAIQGGVLTGDVKDVLLLDVTPLSLGIETMGNVMTKLIEANTTIPTKKSQVFSTAADNQPSVEIHVLQGERPMAADNKTIGRFHLDGIPPAQRGVPQIEVTFDIDANGIIKVSATDKATNKSQDIRIEASSGLTEEEIEKMKKEAEANADADKQAKEKADKLNEADGMIFQTEKQLSEFGEKLSEDKKKPIEDALAELKKAYETKDLAVIQPALDKINEAWKVASEEMYKAQAEAQQQGGAAGPNPGGESGGGNDSEGNDVQDVDFEEVK
- a CDS encoding nuclear transport factor 2 family protein encodes the protein MKRYCVIISMFFTGVIIGQKNGTMDNVATYKKEVKQTIVEFFEGFHKGDTSIIRKTIDQDITLKTVIKTKEGSYSTRSTNVSDFMRVIHEMAQKSRWNERLLLFKIEADKQLATAWTPYEFYLNDTFSHCGINTFQLYHDGTQWKILSVVDTRKKEDCQ
- a CDS encoding CPBP family glutamic-type intramembrane protease, with protein sequence MNTSTNSFWDQSKNLFLAYIQLIGFYFIFFILLGIIQQVFPGIDLTKYSQKDLMQLIEKEKLHAFFSLILIAPIIEESMFRTLLRPSSKELTLWGSTWIVSILWGVLPKMSWYYSYPLLLISISLVFFILSLLISKKILRKACTFLSQKEIWILQITAVVFGLFHIVNYVDSFLLDSALFLLIVPRIIAGHVFGTLKIKNRHIIWPITLHAMNNGIIYLLFILRS
- a CDS encoding L-serine ammonia-lyase; amino-acid sequence: MKRISVFDMLKIGVGPSSSHTLGPWRAGQQWISELKENGHFDSVNSITVDLFGSLSLTGKGHATDLAAILGLCGHDPVTIDVYKIDSIISTIQTTKKLFLDDTLEVSFDTETDIVFNRDFKEFHPNAITFTAILKNNDKVATTFYSVGGGFVIKEDQETVTDSEEDTKTFPLPIDKASELLQYCKKHNKKISEIVLENERSLRTDEEIDADLKKVWDVMLESMYIGCHTEGTLPGGLNVRRRAFDSHKNLIGGTEYSTKEEWIEAIRDTEVAFRQILKWVSCFALAVNEVNASLGRVVTAPTNGSAGVIPAVLMYYMVIENHDANFEDIKQFLLVAGEIGSLFKKGATISAAMGGCQAEIGVSSAMAAGALTELMGGTPEQVLMASEIAMEHHLGLTCDPIGGLVQIPCIERNAMGTVKAINACEMALDTDASNAKVPLDKVIETMWETAQDMHTKYKETSEGGLAIKVNMSDC